Proteins found in one Sphingobium sp. V4 genomic segment:
- a CDS encoding SprT family zinc-dependent metalloprotease gives MSTETFDAAILIDGAAMPVRVRRSARARAYRLTIDSARGELRLSLPARANLKKALGWAQDHEAWVRAQMAKQPVVTQLAHGATFPLEGREIEIVWVEGATRTIRLEGDRLLLGGATESVGARVQRWLVARAKAVLETESHELAREHGLIVASVGVGDPRSRWGSCTSSGAIRYSWRLILCPPEVRRATVAHELAHLLHMDHSQAFHAAHRRIYGADPRPAREWLRAHGAGLHRYRG, from the coding sequence TTGTCGACCGAGACATTTGACGCGGCGATCCTGATCGACGGCGCCGCGATGCCGGTGCGGGTGCGCCGGTCCGCGCGGGCGCGGGCCTATCGGCTGACGATCGACAGCGCCCGCGGTGAATTGCGACTGTCGCTGCCTGCGCGCGCGAACCTCAAGAAGGCGCTGGGATGGGCGCAGGACCATGAAGCCTGGGTGCGCGCGCAGATGGCGAAGCAGCCGGTCGTGACGCAGCTGGCACATGGCGCGACCTTCCCGCTGGAGGGGCGCGAAATCGAAATTGTCTGGGTCGAGGGTGCGACGCGCACGATTCGCCTGGAAGGCGACCGGCTGCTGCTGGGCGGGGCGACGGAATCGGTCGGCGCGCGCGTCCAACGCTGGCTGGTGGCCCGCGCCAAGGCGGTGCTGGAGACCGAAAGTCATGAACTGGCGCGCGAGCATGGACTGATCGTCGCCTCGGTCGGCGTCGGCGATCCGCGCAGCCGTTGGGGCAGTTGCACCTCTTCCGGCGCGATCCGCTATAGCTGGAGGCTGATCCTCTGTCCGCCGGAGGTTCGGCGGGCGACGGTGGCGCATGAACTGGCGCACCTGCTGCACATGGACCATAGCCAGGCGTTCCACGCCGCGCACCGCCGTATCTACGGTGCCGATCCCCGGCCCGCGCGCGAATGGCTGCGGGCACATGGCGCGGGCCTGCATCGCTATCGGGGTTAG
- a CDS encoding YcgN family cysteine cluster protein — MGQVTNFWDKPLDKLDRAEWEALCDGCGKCCLHKAEDEDTGHIYPTNVACRLLDRQSGQCSNYKDRRTFVPDCVRLTPTKVKQISWLPRTCAYRLRGEGLPLPEWHYLVCGDREAVHRAGESVRGWTVAEADAGDWEHHLVDRDI; from the coding sequence ATGGGTCAAGTGACGAACTTCTGGGACAAGCCCCTCGACAAGCTCGACCGTGCCGAATGGGAGGCGCTATGCGACGGCTGCGGCAAATGCTGCCTGCACAAGGCCGAGGACGAGGATACGGGGCATATCTATCCCACCAATGTCGCCTGCCGCCTGCTCGACCGGCAGAGCGGACAATGCAGCAACTACAAGGATCGGCGCACATTCGTTCCCGATTGCGTGCGGCTGACTCCGACCAAGGTGAAACAGATCAGCTGGCTGCCCCGTACCTGCGCCTATCGGTTGCGGGGGGAAGGCTTGCCGCTGCCGGAGTGGCATTATCTGGTCTGCGGCGACCGGGAGGCGGTCCATCGCGCCGGGGAGTCGGTCCGCGGCTGGACGGTGGCCGAAGCCGATGCGGGCGATTGGGAACATCATCTTGTCGACCGAGACATTTGA
- a CDS encoding rhodanese-related sulfurtransferase, producing the protein MSYTVAALYHFTRFGDPQAIATDLKALCAHLRTCGTLIVAGEGINGTVAGDGDAIAALVAHIRALPGCAELDVKYSQAQAAPFARMKVKVKAEIVTLGAGDLDPATRAGTHLDPVAWNALIADPETVVIDTRNAYEVACGTFDGAIDPATRSFRDFPAWFDDFAADLKAQGRTPRIAMFCTGGIRCEKSTALVKARGFDEVYHLKGGILRYLEEMPEADSRWQGDCYVFDERVTVGHGLKPGDYVTCRACGLPHPRDVAHDCPGDASGAWPHRN; encoded by the coding sequence ATGTCCTACACCGTCGCCGCCCTCTATCATTTCACCCGCTTTGGCGATCCGCAGGCCATCGCAACCGATCTCAAGGCGCTGTGCGCCCATTTGCGCACCTGCGGTACGCTGATCGTGGCGGGGGAAGGGATCAACGGAACCGTCGCCGGGGATGGCGACGCCATCGCCGCGTTGGTCGCGCATATCCGCGCCCTGCCGGGCTGCGCCGAACTCGACGTCAAATATTCGCAGGCGCAGGCAGCGCCTTTCGCCCGGATGAAAGTGAAGGTGAAGGCAGAGATCGTCACGCTGGGCGCCGGCGACCTCGATCCGGCGACCCGGGCGGGCACGCATCTCGACCCGGTCGCATGGAACGCGCTGATCGCCGATCCCGAGACGGTCGTCATCGACACCCGCAACGCCTATGAGGTCGCCTGCGGCACCTTCGATGGCGCGATCGACCCGGCCACCCGCTCCTTCCGCGACTTTCCCGCCTGGTTTGACGATTTCGCCGCCGACCTGAAGGCGCAAGGCCGCACGCCCAGGATCGCCATGTTCTGCACCGGTGGGATACGCTGCGAGAAATCGACCGCACTGGTAAAGGCGCGGGGTTTCGACGAGGTCTATCACCTCAAGGGTGGCATCCTGCGCTATCTGGAGGAGATGCCGGAGGCTGACAGTCGCTGGCAGGGCGATTGCTATGTCTTCGACGAGCGGGTGACGGTGGGGCATGGCCTCAAGCCCGGCGATTATGTCACCTGCCGCGCCTGTGGCTTGCCCCACCCGCGCGATGTCGCGCATGACTGTCCGGGCGACGCATCGGGCGCCTGGCCGCACCGGAACTAG
- the pdeM gene encoding ligase-associated DNA damage response endonuclease PdeM encodes MVPLSFAGHEFLALPEAALFWPDQGALLVADLHFEKASWYARFGQFLPPHDSQATLDMVEALVARTGARSVFSLGDSFHDSDGAARLDRKTRDRLISLTERLDWTWITGNHDVGVTAMPGGRRMAEAEVEGIRLRHEAEPDDPRPEISGHFHPKLRLSLRGRHVSRRCFVGSATKLILPALGALTGGLDAGHGEIRRAVGPGAAALVPVADRLLRFPLS; translated from the coding sequence ATGGTTCCCCTTTCGTTCGCAGGTCATGAGTTTCTGGCGCTGCCCGAGGCTGCGCTTTTCTGGCCGGATCAGGGCGCCTTGCTGGTGGCCGACCTTCATTTCGAGAAGGCGAGCTGGTATGCCCGTTTCGGTCAGTTTCTGCCGCCCCATGACAGTCAGGCGACGCTGGACATGGTCGAGGCGCTGGTGGCGCGGACCGGCGCGCGATCCGTTTTTTCGCTGGGAGACAGTTTCCATGACAGCGATGGTGCCGCGCGGCTCGACCGGAAAACGCGCGATCGGTTGATTTCCCTTACGGAAAGGCTGGACTGGACGTGGATTACCGGCAATCATGATGTCGGTGTCACGGCCATGCCGGGGGGAAGGCGGATGGCGGAGGCGGAGGTCGAGGGAATCCGGTTGAGGCATGAGGCGGAGCCGGACGATCCCCGACCCGAAATTTCCGGTCATTTCCACCCCAAGCTGCGCCTGTCGTTGCGCGGACGGCATGTGTCGCGGCGCTGTTTCGTGGGATCGGCAACCAAGCTGATCCTGCCCGCGCTGGGAGCGCTGACGGGAGGACTGGATGCGGGTCATGGGGAGATTCGCCGGGCGGT